One window from the genome of Hippoglossus hippoglossus isolate fHipHip1 chromosome 6, fHipHip1.pri, whole genome shotgun sequence encodes:
- the dusp8a gene encoding dual specificity protein phosphatase 8a isoform X2: MPLDVVIAQAEDCFWPDLQDTDMRLKIRVRRMKEGRELRGGFAAFSSCFPGLCEVKPATALPMSLSQPCLPVANVGPTQILPHLYLGSQKDVLNKDLMAQNGITYVLNASNTCPKPDFISESHFMRIPVNDNYCEKLLPWLDKTNEFIDKAKVSNCRVIVHCLAGISRSATIAIAYIMKTMGLSSDDAYRFVKDRRPSISPNFNFLGQLLEFEKGLQILQALTSTPDDQISGNSEVNGVDTGFEMNGHHSKYDSSVAEPHIPAEPKLPSPTSLQQGFNGLHLSAERIMDTNRLKRSFSLDIKSVYSPNSPRCPSLAPTHSEDVPKLCKLDSPGTGTSNGVCSQSPVLDSPSSSDSPFPSPGCGGSIGGLGFGGSEVHRSSSSSSRPRRKAKHSSSSSPVHSQPHQPPQSLSLSLDHKNSTLDENLKGSLLLSLPSLPTVGSGAMWTKHRDTVQATTPVTPVTPTTDAPWHFGVEVGGEREMELGGGGDGGGEDSSVRFGSSSAYVAFGCSEGVRLRDKSQREKPSPPQTQRDHRESTSSSTVSMSNSSNNSGAASEKQFKRRSCQMEFEEGISETRSREELGKIGKQSSFSGSMEIIEVS, from the exons ATGCCGCTGGATGTGGTGATTGCCCAAGCAGAGGACTGCTTTTGGCCGGACCTCCAGGACACAGACATGAGGCTGAAGATCAGGGTCCGCCGAatgaaagagggaagagaacTACGAG gaggttttgctgctttctcctcctgtttccccGGCCTGTGTGAAGTGAAGCCTGCCACCGCTCTGCCTATGAGCTTGTCCCAGCCCTGCTTGCCTGTGGCTAATGTAGGGCCCACTCAAATCCTGCCACACCTCTACCTGGGCTCACAGAAGGACGTCCTCAACAAG GATCTGATGGCTCAGAATGGTATCACCTATGTGCTGAATGCCAGCAACACCTGCCCCAAGCCGGACTTCATCAGTGAGAGCCACTTCATGCGAATCCCGGTCAATGACAACTACTGTGAGAAACTGCTTCCCTGGCTGGACAAAACTAATGAATTCATAG ACAAAGCTAAGGTGTCAAACTGCAGAGTCATTGTGCACTGCCTGGCTGGAATCTCGCGTTCAGCAACCATCGCCATCGCATACATCATGAAGACAATGGGCTTGTCATCAGACGACGCCTACAG GTTTGTAAAGGACCGGAGGCCGTCAATATCCCCCAACTTCAACTTCCTTGGTCAGCTGCTGGAGTTTGAGAAGGGCCTGCAAATACTCCAAGCTTTAACTTCCACCCCTGACGACCAAATCTCTGGAAACTCAGAGGTTAATGGAGTTGATACAGGTTTTGAAATGAACGGTCACCACAGCAAATATGATTCATCGGTGGCAGAGCCACACATCCCAGCAGAGCCCAAGCTACCGTCACCCACCTCCCTCCAGCAAGGCTTCAACGGCCTGCACCTCTCTGCAGAGAGGATCATGGACACTAACCGGCTCAAACGCTCCTTCTCCCTGGACATTAAATCTGTCTACTCCCCCAACAGTCCCCGCTGCCCTAGCCTGGCCCCCACACACTCTGAAGACGTCCCTAAGCTGTGTAAGCTTGACAGCCCAGGAACAGGCACTTCCAACGGTGTCTGCTCCCAGTCGCCCGTCCTAGACAGCCCCAGCTCCTCTGATTCACCATTCCCCTCACCAGGCTGCGGGGGCAGCATCGGAGGTTTGGGGTTCGGAGGAAGTGAAGTCCATCGGTCGAGTTCTTCCTCATCCAGACCCAGAAGAAAAGCTAAGCACAGCTCCAGCAGTTCACCAGTCCACTCCCAACCACACCAACCTCCTCAGTCCCTCAGCTTGTCGCTGGACCACAAGAACTCCACCCTGGACGAGAACCTAAAGGGCTCCCTGCTCCTCTCACTACCATCCCTGCCCACCGTGGGGTCTGGGGCCATGTggaccaaacacagagacactgtcCAGGCCACCACTCCTGTCACGCCTGTCACCCCCACCACAGATGCTCCCTGGCATTTTGGGGTAGAGGTGGGCGGTGAGCGAGAGATGGAGCTGGGAGGTGgcggagatggaggaggagaggattcGTCGGTGAGGTTTGGGAGCAGCTCGGCGTATGTGGCGTTTGGGTGTAGCGAAGGTGTGCGATTACGAGACAAATCCCAGAGGGAGAAGCCCTCACcgccacagacacagagagaccaCCGGGAGTCCACGTCGTCGTCCACGGTGTCCATGTCCAACAGCTCGAACAACAGCGGAGCTGCGTCAGAGAAGCAGTTCAAGCGACGCAGCTGTCAGATGGAGTTCGAGGAGGGCATCTCTGAGACACGGTCCAGAGAAGAGCTGGGGAAGATTGGGAAGCAGTCAAGCTTCTCTGGAAGCATGGAGATCATCGAGGTATCCTGA